The following coding sequences are from one Bacteroidia bacterium window:
- a CDS encoding SBBP repeat-containing protein, whose amino-acid sequence MKSLLHFSFFLIIVSFCNPCYSQEYQWANTIGKGISYCIIVDGMGNVYITGHFSGTADFDPSTGTANLISAGGNDIFFAKYDNNGNYLWAKRIGNINDQYSRSIAVDGAGNVYITGEYQGDIDFDPGTGTANLSGPNGLFFAKYDNNGNYIWAKKIGVSTSSNHSYSIKVDGSENVYITGCFRNTVDFNPGTGTANLTTVSTYDDIFFAKYDNIGNYLWAKSIGSTSNDRGYCIAIDDLSNVYITGSFQGIADFDPGSGTANLSVHGSNNYDDIFFAKYDINGNYLWAKDIGSTGFDYGRSIDVDHLGNVYITGESEGADFDPGTGIVNLLSHGYTDIFVAKYDNSGNYNFAKIFGGTNYDYSNSIAIDSLGKIYVAGTFQNTADFDPDAGITNLSSAGSYDIFFSKFDAFGNYLWAKNIGSTNSDVANYITFDGSGNVYITGSFQGTADFDPNTGIANLTAITIDAFFAKYKQTTIISQPLDVTMCEESSTSLSINASGTAPLSYQWQFYNGSWNNVVNGNPSGALYNNQTADTMIVSGTLVSGNYEYRCFISNNFGADTSNSATLTVTNIYTINNPQSICNGDSYIFNGHSYTISGIFNDTIFNTIGCDSIFVINLTVSPTYLFINNIDICNGETYNWHGNVYTITGTYYDSLNTINGCDSIFILNLTVNQSYSFAETQFICNGENYNWHGNTYFTSGIYYDSLQTVNNCDSIYILSLDVSPLYNTTNNVQICDNQTYNWHGIDYSIAGVYYDSLISIHGCDSISTLNLTVYPAFNFDENHSICNGVVYNWHGNNYTTSGTYFSSHNTINGCDSIYTLNLTVNPVYSFSENYSICGGESYNWHNSTYSIAGHYYDSLLTTNSCDSIFELNLSVVNIDTSLTVSEPTVTANMNGSSYQWLDCDNGYAPISGEINQNFTATVNGNYAVIITQGLCSDTSYCVYITTVGVYLEKTDKLFIYPNPVSNELIIEYNGNFEKQNFEIINSIGEVVFQGNLIQKTIVNTTGFTSGFYLLKLSAGNSFKFRKFAKD is encoded by the coding sequence ATGAAAAGTTTATTACACTTTAGTTTTTTTCTGATTATTGTTAGTTTTTGTAATCCTTGTTATTCTCAGGAATATCAATGGGCAAATACAATCGGAAAAGGAATTAGTTATTGTATAATAGTTGACGGCATGGGCAATGTATATATTACAGGGCATTTTAGTGGTACAGCCGATTTTGACCCTAGCACAGGTACTGCAAACTTAATATCTGCAGGTGGTAATGATATTTTCTTTGCAAAATATGACAATAATGGGAATTATCTTTGGGCAAAAAGAATAGGCAATATAAACGATCAATATAGTAGAAGTATAGCAGTTGATGGCGCAGGAAATGTATATATTACAGGAGAGTATCAAGGAGACATTGACTTTGACCCTGGCACAGGAACAGCAAATCTTTCAGGTCCTAATGGTCTTTTTTTTGCTAAATATGATAATAACGGGAATTATATCTGGGCAAAAAAAATAGGTGTTTCAACATCTAGTAATCACAGTTACAGCATAAAAGTTGATGGCTCAGAAAATGTTTATATTACAGGGTGTTTCCGAAATACAGTTGACTTTAATCCAGGTACAGGTACAGCTAACCTCACAACTGTTTCTACCTATGATGATATTTTCTTTGCCAAATACGATAATATTGGGAATTACCTGTGGGCTAAAAGTATTGGGTCAACCTCTAACGATAGAGGTTATTGTATCGCAATTGATGACTTAAGTAATGTTTATATTACTGGGTCGTTCCAAGGAATAGCCGACTTTGATCCAGGCTCAGGTACTGCAAATCTGTCTGTACATGGTTCAAATAATTATGATGATATTTTCTTTGCTAAATATGATATTAACGGAAATTATCTTTGGGCAAAAGATATCGGAAGTACTGGTTTTGATTATGGAAGGAGCATAGATGTTGACCACTTAGGAAATGTATATATTACTGGAGAGTCTGAAGGTGCGGACTTTGACCCTGGCACAGGAATAGTAAACTTATTGTCGCATGGCTATACTGACATATTTGTTGCTAAATACGATAATAGTGGAAACTATAATTTTGCCAAAATCTTTGGGGGTACAAATTATGATTATAGTAACAGTATTGCTATAGATAGTTTAGGTAAAATATATGTTGCCGGTACTTTTCAAAATACAGCTGACTTTGACCCTGATGCAGGAATAACAAATCTGTCATCGGCTGGCTCTTATGATATTTTCTTTTCCAAATTCGATGCTTTCGGAAATTATCTTTGGGCAAAAAACATAGGTAGCACAAATTCTGATGTGGCCAACTACATAACATTTGATGGTTCAGGAAATGTATATATAACAGGATCTTTCCAAGGTACAGCTGACTTTGATCCTAACACAGGAATAGCAAATCTTACAGCAATTACTATTGATGCTTTTTTTGCAAAATATAAACAAACTACAATAATCTCTCAACCACTGGACGTGACAATGTGTGAAGAAAGTAGTACAAGTTTAAGTATTAATGCATCAGGTACAGCACCATTGTCTTATCAATGGCAATTTTATAATGGTAGTTGGAATAATGTCGTAAATGGTAACCCTTCAGGTGCTTTATATAACAATCAAACTGCCGACACAATGATTGTAAGCGGCACTCTTGTATCTGGTAATTATGAATACAGATGTTTTATATCCAATAATTTTGGAGCCGACACATCAAATTCTGCAACTTTAACAGTTACCAACATTTATACAATTAATAATCCACAGTCCATTTGCAATGGTGATAGTTATATATTTAATGGACATTCATACACAATATCAGGTATTTTTAATGACACTATTTTTAATACTATCGGTTGTGATAGTATATTTGTAATAAATCTAACGGTTTCTCCAACATATTTATTTATAAATAACATTGATATATGTAATGGTGAAACCTATAATTGGCATGGAAATGTTTATACAATTACAGGAACTTATTATGATAGCCTAAATACTATTAATGGTTGCGACAGTATATTTATATTAAATCTCACAGTTAATCAAAGTTATTCTTTTGCAGAAACTCAATTTATTTGCAATGGCGAAAACTACAACTGGCATGGTAATACGTATTTTACGTCTGGTATATATTATGATAGTTTGCAAACTGTTAATAATTGTGACAGCATTTACATTCTTTCGCTTGATGTAAGTCCGTTATACAACACAACTAACAACGTACAGATTTGTGATAATCAAACTTACAACTGGCATGGTATTGATTATTCAATAGCGGGGGTTTATTATGACAGTTTAATTTCTATTCATGGTTGCGATAGCATTAGCACACTTAATCTTACTGTTTATCCGGCTTTTAATTTTGACGAAAATCATTCTATCTGCAATGGTGTTGTTTACAATTGGCATGGCAATAATTACACAACTTCAGGCACATATTTTTCTTCTCACAACACCATAAATGGATGTGACAGTATATATACTTTAAATTTAACCGTTAATCCCGTTTATTCTTTTTCCGAAAACTATTCAATCTGTGGTGGTGAATCTTATAACTGGCATAATTCAACATATTCAATTGCCGGACATTACTATGATAGTTTGCTAACTACAAATAGCTGCGATAGTATATTTGAGTTGAATTTATCTGTTGTAAATATTGATACTTCACTTACTGTTTCTGAACCTACAGTAACAGCAAATATGAATGGCAGCTCATATCAATGGCTTGATTGCGATAATGGTTATGCACCCATCAGTGGTGAAATAAATCAAAATTTCACAGCCACTGTAAATGGAAATTATGCGGTAATAATTACTCAGGGATTATGCTCAGATACATCTTATTGTGTTTATATAACAACAGTTGGGGTTTATTTAGAAAAAACAGATAAATTGTTTATTTATCCCAATCCGGTTAGCAATGAATTAATAATTGAATATAACGGTAACTTTGAAAAACAAAATTTTGAAATTATAAATTCAATCGGGGAAGTTGTTTTTCAGGGGAACTTAATACAAAAAACTATTGTTAACACAACTGGGTTTACTTCAGGTTTTTATCTTTTAAAACTTAGTGCTGGTAACTCATTTAAGTTTCGCAAATTTGCTAAAGATTAG
- a CDS encoding PD40 domain-containing protein, whose protein sequence is MKQFKQLFFSTAFLFIAFAVGAQEQTKSAKKSNFNDAKRFILFSNYSAALPLFLKLQRADTSNANLNYLVGLCYLNSPFEKEKSIPYFNVASRNMAAKYKELNFKEKKSPYKTMYHIGQAYHFAYQFDKADNFFVKYKELVFSNPKELQLADRYIEMCKNAQKLIKDSVEISIENLGANFNTEFDEHTPCITADEKTMVFTSRRRGNTGGLLTDDGKYFEDIYIIKKVDGKWSFPEKISDKINTKGHEATIGLSADGQEMYIYKDDYGDGNIYVSEFENNDWTVPVKLGSNISTSANESHATISSEGTTLIFTSDRGNGKGGKDLYIVRRNPTGEWGLAQNMGDILNTQYDEEGPFIHPDGSTLYFSSKGHNSMGGYDLFYSELQADGTWGAPTNMGYPVNTTSDDVYFVMSADGKRAYFSSVREDGIGGRDIYVMNLLSLPERSSAVIKGTIKMEGNAEVPKNIVINVKESKTGKLIGSYKPNKETGNYVIILKQGKDYLFSCETPDYIFSPEKISIPEKTAFKEINKPIILNPIGVVKKR, encoded by the coding sequence ATGAAGCAGTTTAAGCAGTTATTTTTTTCAACAGCATTTCTTTTTATTGCTTTTGCAGTTGGTGCACAAGAACAAACAAAGTCTGCGAAGAAGAGTAATTTTAATGATGCTAAGAGGTTTATTTTATTTTCAAACTATTCCGCAGCATTGCCTTTGTTTTTAAAGTTACAGCGTGCAGATACCTCTAATGCAAATTTGAATTATCTGGTTGGATTGTGTTATCTTAATAGTCCCTTCGAAAAGGAAAAATCAATTCCTTATTTTAATGTTGCATCACGCAATATGGCTGCAAAATATAAAGAGTTAAATTTTAAAGAAAAAAAATCCCCGTACAAAACAATGTATCATATTGGTCAGGCATATCATTTTGCTTACCAGTTTGATAAAGCAGATAATTTTTTTGTAAAATATAAAGAACTTGTTTTTAGTAATCCTAAAGAACTTCAACTTGCCGACAGGTATATTGAAATGTGTAAGAATGCACAAAAACTGATAAAAGATTCTGTCGAAATTTCTATTGAAAATTTAGGAGCTAATTTTAATACCGAGTTTGATGAGCATACACCATGTATTACCGCTGATGAAAAAACTATGGTATTTACCTCCCGCAGAAGAGGAAATACCGGCGGTTTACTTACTGATGACGGAAAATATTTTGAAGATATTTATATTATAAAAAAAGTTGATGGGAAATGGAGTTTTCCTGAAAAAATAAGTGATAAAATTAACACTAAAGGGCATGAAGCTACTATTGGTTTATCAGCCGATGGACAGGAAATGTATATTTACAAAGACGATTATGGTGATGGAAATATATATGTAAGCGAATTTGAAAACAATGACTGGACTGTGCCTGTAAAGCTTGGCTCAAATATTAGTACCTCTGCTAATGAAAGTCATGCAACAATTTCTTCAGAGGGAACAACACTAATTTTTACCAGCGATAGAGGTAATGGAAAAGGTGGTAAGGATTTGTATATAGTTCGTCGTAACCCTACAGGTGAATGGGGTTTAGCTCAAAACATGGGCGATATTTTAAATACACAGTATGACGAAGAAGGACCATTTATACACCCTGATGGAAGCACGCTTTATTTCTCGTCTAAGGGACATAATAGTATGGGAGGATATGATTTATTTTACAGCGAATTACAAGCAGACGGAACATGGGGAGCACCTACAAATATGGGTTATCCTGTAAATACAACATCTGATGATGTGTATTTTGTTATGTCGGCTGATGGTAAACGAGCTTATTTTTCATCTGTTAGGGAGGATGGAATAGGAGGTCGAGATATTTATGTAATGAATTTACTTTCGCTTCCCGAAAGATCTTCGGCTGTAATAAAGGGTACAATAAAAATGGAAGGTAATGCAGAAGTTCCTAAAAATATTGTGATTAATGTTAAGGAATCAAAGACAGGAAAATTAATCGGAAGTTATAAACCTAATAAAGAAACGGGCAACTATGTCATTATATTGAAACAAGGAAAAGATTATTTGTTTTCATGCGAAACACCCGACTATATTTTTTCACCTGAAAAAATAAGCATACCCGAAAAAACAGCGTTCAAAGAAATTAATAAACCTATTATTTTAAATCCTATTGGGGTGGTGAAGAAGAGGTAG